A genomic stretch from Scatophagus argus isolate fScaArg1 chromosome 19, fScaArg1.pri, whole genome shotgun sequence includes:
- the LOC124050409 gene encoding heterogeneous nuclear ribonucleoprotein Q isoform X4, with translation MMSGDMATDHVNGNGTEEPMDTTAAVTHSEHFPALLEAGLPQKVAEKLDELYVAGLVAHSDLDERAIEALKEFDEEGALQVLVQFKESDLSHVQNKSAFLCGVMKTYRQREKQGTKVSDSTKGPDEAKIKELLDRTSYTLDVTTGQRKYGGPPPESVYSGPQPTVGTEIFVGKIPRDLFEDELVPLFEKAGPIWDLRLMMDPLSGLNRGYAFITFCTKEAAQEAVKLCNNHEIRPGKHIGVCISVANNRLFVGSIPKSKTKEQIVEEFAKVTEGLSDVILYHQPDDKKKNRGFCFLEYEDHKTAAQARRRLMSGKVKVWGNVVTVEWADPIEDPDPEVMAKVKVLFVRNLANGVTEEILEKSFSQFGKLERVKKLKDYAFIHFEEREGAVKALEEMNGKELEGEPIEIVFAKPPDQKRKERKAQRQAAKTQMYDDYYYYPPPPHMPPPVRGRGRGGNRGGYAYPPDYYAYEDYYDYYGYDYHNYRGGYDDPYYGYDDFQAPGRGRGGNRGARGGASPARGRGGAGAPRGRANFSQRGGPGPGRGGRGARGGVQPRGRGGVRGARGGRGGNVGGKRKADGYNQPDSKRRQTNNQNWGSQPIAQQPLQGGDHSGKRGGGRS, from the exons ATG ATGTCTGGAGACATGGCCACAGATCATGTAAATGGGAATGGTACGGAGGAACCGATGGACACTACCGCAGCAGTCACCCACTCAGAACATTTTCCAGCCTTACTGGAAGCTGGTTTACCTCAGAAAGTCGCTGAGAAGTTAGATGAACTTTATGTAGCAG GCCTAGTAGCACACAGTGACCTAGACGAAAGGGCTATCGAAGCTTTGAAAGAATTCGATGAGGAGGGAGCTCTGCAAGTGCTGGTCCAGTTCAAAGAGAGTGATCTGTCACATGTGCAA AACAAAAGTGCCTTTCTGTGTGGGGTAATGAAGACTTACAGGCAGCGGGAGAAACAAGGGACTAAAGTTTCAGATTCCACGAAAGGACCAGATGAGGCTAAAATCAAAGAACTCCTTGACAGAACCAGCTACACACTTGATGTAACAACAGGCCAACGAAAGTATGGTGGGCCACCACCTGAGTCCGTGTACTCAGGTCCCCAGCCCACTGTTGGAACAGAG ATATTTGTGGGGAAGATTCCTCGTGACTTGTTTGAAGACGAGCTGGTTCCTCTCTTTGAGAAGGCCGGGCCTATCTGGGACCTCAGACTAATGATGGATCCACTGAGCGGGCTGAACAGGGGCTACGCCTTTATCACATTCTGCACTAAAGAGGCGGCTCAGGAGGCAGTGAAGCTG tgTAATAATCATGAGATTCGCCCTGGAAAGCACATTGGGGTGTGTATATCTGTCGCCAACAACAGGCTATTCGTTGGCTCCATTCCTAAGAGTAAAACAAAGGAGCAAATTGTTGAAGAGTTTGCTAAAGTCACAG AGGGCCTCAGTGATGTCATACTGTACCATCAGCCTgatgacaaaaagaagaacCGCGGTTTCTGCTTCCTGGAGTATGAAGACCACAAAACTGCTGCTCAGGCTCGTCGCCGGCTAATGAGCGGCAAAGTGAAGGTTTGGGGCAACGTGGTGACGGTGGAGTGGGCCGATCCCATCGAAGATCCTGACCCAGAGGTCATGGCCAAG GTGAAGGTTTTATTTGTGAGAAACCTTGCCAATGGTGTCACAGAAGAGATCCTGGAGAAGTCCTTTAGTCAGTTTGGCAAACTGGAGCGAGTTAAGAAGCTCAAAGACTACGCTTTCATTCACTTTGAAGAGCGAGAAGGTGCAGTGAAG GCGTTGGAAGAAATGAATGGGAAGGAGCTGGAGGGGGAGCCGATTGAGATTGTTTTTGCGAAACCACCAGATCAGAAAAGGAAGGAGCGGAAGGCCCAGAGACaagcagccaaaacacaaat GTATGATGACTATTACTACtaccctccccctccccacaTGCCGCCTCCGGTCAGGGGTCGGGGCAGAGGTGGCAACCGGGGCGGCTACGCGTACCCCCCTGACTACTACGCCTATGAGGATTACTATGACTACTACGGCTATGACTATCATAACTACCGCGGAGGCTACGACGACCCCTACTACGGTTACGATGACTTCCAGGCTCCGGGACGAGGGCGAGGTGGCAACAGGGGAGCCCGGGGCGGAGCTTCTCCAGCCAGAGGACGCGGTGGCGCAGGGGCACCCAGGGGCAGGGCCAACTTCTCCCAGCGTGGCGGACCCGGACCAGGCCGCGGCGGGCGGGGAGCAAGAGGAGGCGTGCAGCCTAGAGGGCGAGGAGGGGTACGTGGTGCTCGGGGTGGCCGCGGTGGAAATGTAGGAGGAAAGCGCAAAGCTGATGGGTACAACCAGCCAGATTCCAAGCGTCGCCAGACCAATAATCAGAACTGGGGCTCTCAACCCATTGCTCAGCAACCGCTCCAAGGTGGTGATCATTCTG GGAAAAGGGGTGGAGGCCGGTCCTGA
- the LOC124050409 gene encoding heterogeneous nuclear ribonucleoprotein Q isoform X1, producing MMSGDMATDHVNGNGTEEPMDTTAAVTHSEHFPALLEAGLPQKVAEKLDELYVAGLVAHSDLDERAIEALKEFDEEGALQVLVQFKESDLSHVQNKSAFLCGVMKTYRQREKQGTKVSDSTKGPDEAKIKELLDRTSYTLDVTTGQRKYGGPPPESVYSGPQPTVGTEIFVGKIPRDLFEDELVPLFEKAGPIWDLRLMMDPLSGLNRGYAFITFCTKEAAQEAVKLCNNHEIRPGKHIGVCISVANNRLFVGSIPKSKTKEQIVEEFAKVTEGLSDVILYHQPDDKKKNRGFCFLEYEDHKTAAQARRRLMSGKVKVWGNVVTVEWADPIEDPDPEVMAKVKVLFVRNLANGVTEEILEKSFSQFGKLERVKKLKDYAFIHFEEREGAVKALEEMNGKELEGEPIEIVFAKPPDQKRKERKAQRQAAKTQMYDDYYYYPPPPHMPPPVRGRGRGGNRGGYAYPPDYYAYEDYYDYYGYDYHNYRGGYDDPYYGYDDFQAPGRGRGGNRGARGGASPARGRGGAGAPRGRANFSQRGGPGPGRGGRGARGGVQPRGRGGVRGARGGRGGNVGGKRKADGYNQPDSKRRQTNNQNWGSQPIAQQPLQGGDHSGNYSGYKSDNQEFYQDSFGQQWK from the exons ATG ATGTCTGGAGACATGGCCACAGATCATGTAAATGGGAATGGTACGGAGGAACCGATGGACACTACCGCAGCAGTCACCCACTCAGAACATTTTCCAGCCTTACTGGAAGCTGGTTTACCTCAGAAAGTCGCTGAGAAGTTAGATGAACTTTATGTAGCAG GCCTAGTAGCACACAGTGACCTAGACGAAAGGGCTATCGAAGCTTTGAAAGAATTCGATGAGGAGGGAGCTCTGCAAGTGCTGGTCCAGTTCAAAGAGAGTGATCTGTCACATGTGCAA AACAAAAGTGCCTTTCTGTGTGGGGTAATGAAGACTTACAGGCAGCGGGAGAAACAAGGGACTAAAGTTTCAGATTCCACGAAAGGACCAGATGAGGCTAAAATCAAAGAACTCCTTGACAGAACCAGCTACACACTTGATGTAACAACAGGCCAACGAAAGTATGGTGGGCCACCACCTGAGTCCGTGTACTCAGGTCCCCAGCCCACTGTTGGAACAGAG ATATTTGTGGGGAAGATTCCTCGTGACTTGTTTGAAGACGAGCTGGTTCCTCTCTTTGAGAAGGCCGGGCCTATCTGGGACCTCAGACTAATGATGGATCCACTGAGCGGGCTGAACAGGGGCTACGCCTTTATCACATTCTGCACTAAAGAGGCGGCTCAGGAGGCAGTGAAGCTG tgTAATAATCATGAGATTCGCCCTGGAAAGCACATTGGGGTGTGTATATCTGTCGCCAACAACAGGCTATTCGTTGGCTCCATTCCTAAGAGTAAAACAAAGGAGCAAATTGTTGAAGAGTTTGCTAAAGTCACAG AGGGCCTCAGTGATGTCATACTGTACCATCAGCCTgatgacaaaaagaagaacCGCGGTTTCTGCTTCCTGGAGTATGAAGACCACAAAACTGCTGCTCAGGCTCGTCGCCGGCTAATGAGCGGCAAAGTGAAGGTTTGGGGCAACGTGGTGACGGTGGAGTGGGCCGATCCCATCGAAGATCCTGACCCAGAGGTCATGGCCAAG GTGAAGGTTTTATTTGTGAGAAACCTTGCCAATGGTGTCACAGAAGAGATCCTGGAGAAGTCCTTTAGTCAGTTTGGCAAACTGGAGCGAGTTAAGAAGCTCAAAGACTACGCTTTCATTCACTTTGAAGAGCGAGAAGGTGCAGTGAAG GCGTTGGAAGAAATGAATGGGAAGGAGCTGGAGGGGGAGCCGATTGAGATTGTTTTTGCGAAACCACCAGATCAGAAAAGGAAGGAGCGGAAGGCCCAGAGACaagcagccaaaacacaaat GTATGATGACTATTACTACtaccctccccctccccacaTGCCGCCTCCGGTCAGGGGTCGGGGCAGAGGTGGCAACCGGGGCGGCTACGCGTACCCCCCTGACTACTACGCCTATGAGGATTACTATGACTACTACGGCTATGACTATCATAACTACCGCGGAGGCTACGACGACCCCTACTACGGTTACGATGACTTCCAGGCTCCGGGACGAGGGCGAGGTGGCAACAGGGGAGCCCGGGGCGGAGCTTCTCCAGCCAGAGGACGCGGTGGCGCAGGGGCACCCAGGGGCAGGGCCAACTTCTCCCAGCGTGGCGGACCCGGACCAGGCCGCGGCGGGCGGGGAGCAAGAGGAGGCGTGCAGCCTAGAGGGCGAGGAGGGGTACGTGGTGCTCGGGGTGGCCGCGGTGGAAATGTAGGAGGAAAGCGCAAAGCTGATGGGTACAACCAGCCAGATTCCAAGCGTCGCCAGACCAATAATCAGAACTGGGGCTCTCAACCCATTGCTCAGCAACCGCTCCAAGGTGGTGATCATTCTGGTAACTATTCCGGTTACAAATCCGACAACCAGGAATTTTATCAGGATTCTTTTGGGCAACAGTGGAAGTAA
- the LOC124050409 gene encoding heterogeneous nuclear ribonucleoprotein Q isoform X3, translating into MMSGDMATDHVNGNGTEEPMDTTAAVTHSEHFPALLEAGLPQKVAEKLDELYVAGLVAHSDLDERAIEALKEFDEEGALQVLVQFKESDLSHVQNKSAFLCGVMKTYRQREKQGTKVSDSTKGPDEAKIKELLDRTSYTLDVTTGQRKYGGPPPESVYSGPQPTVGTEIFVGKIPRDLFEDELVPLFEKAGPIWDLRLMMDPLSGLNRGYAFITFCTKEAAQEAVKLCNNHEIRPGKHIGVCISVANNRLFVGSIPKSKTKEQIVEEFAKVTEGLSDVILYHQPDDKKKNRGFCFLEYEDHKTAAQARRRLMSGKVKVWGNVVTVEWADPIEDPDPEVMAKVKVLFVRNLANGVTEEILEKSFSQFGKLERVKKLKDYAFIHFEEREGAVKALEEMNGKELEGEPIEIVFAKPPDQKRKERKAQRQAAKTQMYDDYYYYPPPPHMPPPVRGRGRGGNRGGYAYPPDYYAYEDYYDYYGYDYHNYRGGYDDPYYGYDDFQAPGRGRGGNRGARGGASPARGRGGAGAPRGRANFSQRGGPGPGRGGRGARGGVQPRGRGGVRGARGGRGGNVGGKRKADGYNQPDSKRRQTNNQNWGSQPIAQQPLQGGDHSAGKRGGGRS; encoded by the exons ATG ATGTCTGGAGACATGGCCACAGATCATGTAAATGGGAATGGTACGGAGGAACCGATGGACACTACCGCAGCAGTCACCCACTCAGAACATTTTCCAGCCTTACTGGAAGCTGGTTTACCTCAGAAAGTCGCTGAGAAGTTAGATGAACTTTATGTAGCAG GCCTAGTAGCACACAGTGACCTAGACGAAAGGGCTATCGAAGCTTTGAAAGAATTCGATGAGGAGGGAGCTCTGCAAGTGCTGGTCCAGTTCAAAGAGAGTGATCTGTCACATGTGCAA AACAAAAGTGCCTTTCTGTGTGGGGTAATGAAGACTTACAGGCAGCGGGAGAAACAAGGGACTAAAGTTTCAGATTCCACGAAAGGACCAGATGAGGCTAAAATCAAAGAACTCCTTGACAGAACCAGCTACACACTTGATGTAACAACAGGCCAACGAAAGTATGGTGGGCCACCACCTGAGTCCGTGTACTCAGGTCCCCAGCCCACTGTTGGAACAGAG ATATTTGTGGGGAAGATTCCTCGTGACTTGTTTGAAGACGAGCTGGTTCCTCTCTTTGAGAAGGCCGGGCCTATCTGGGACCTCAGACTAATGATGGATCCACTGAGCGGGCTGAACAGGGGCTACGCCTTTATCACATTCTGCACTAAAGAGGCGGCTCAGGAGGCAGTGAAGCTG tgTAATAATCATGAGATTCGCCCTGGAAAGCACATTGGGGTGTGTATATCTGTCGCCAACAACAGGCTATTCGTTGGCTCCATTCCTAAGAGTAAAACAAAGGAGCAAATTGTTGAAGAGTTTGCTAAAGTCACAG AGGGCCTCAGTGATGTCATACTGTACCATCAGCCTgatgacaaaaagaagaacCGCGGTTTCTGCTTCCTGGAGTATGAAGACCACAAAACTGCTGCTCAGGCTCGTCGCCGGCTAATGAGCGGCAAAGTGAAGGTTTGGGGCAACGTGGTGACGGTGGAGTGGGCCGATCCCATCGAAGATCCTGACCCAGAGGTCATGGCCAAG GTGAAGGTTTTATTTGTGAGAAACCTTGCCAATGGTGTCACAGAAGAGATCCTGGAGAAGTCCTTTAGTCAGTTTGGCAAACTGGAGCGAGTTAAGAAGCTCAAAGACTACGCTTTCATTCACTTTGAAGAGCGAGAAGGTGCAGTGAAG GCGTTGGAAGAAATGAATGGGAAGGAGCTGGAGGGGGAGCCGATTGAGATTGTTTTTGCGAAACCACCAGATCAGAAAAGGAAGGAGCGGAAGGCCCAGAGACaagcagccaaaacacaaat GTATGATGACTATTACTACtaccctccccctccccacaTGCCGCCTCCGGTCAGGGGTCGGGGCAGAGGTGGCAACCGGGGCGGCTACGCGTACCCCCCTGACTACTACGCCTATGAGGATTACTATGACTACTACGGCTATGACTATCATAACTACCGCGGAGGCTACGACGACCCCTACTACGGTTACGATGACTTCCAGGCTCCGGGACGAGGGCGAGGTGGCAACAGGGGAGCCCGGGGCGGAGCTTCTCCAGCCAGAGGACGCGGTGGCGCAGGGGCACCCAGGGGCAGGGCCAACTTCTCCCAGCGTGGCGGACCCGGACCAGGCCGCGGCGGGCGGGGAGCAAGAGGAGGCGTGCAGCCTAGAGGGCGAGGAGGGGTACGTGGTGCTCGGGGTGGCCGCGGTGGAAATGTAGGAGGAAAGCGCAAAGCTGATGGGTACAACCAGCCAGATTCCAAGCGTCGCCAGACCAATAATCAGAACTGGGGCTCTCAACCCATTGCTCAGCAACCGCTCCAAGGTGGTGATCATTCTG CAGGGAAAAGGGGTGGAGGCCGGTCCTGA
- the LOC124050409 gene encoding heterogeneous nuclear ribonucleoprotein Q isoform X2, producing MSGDMATDHVNGNGTEEPMDTTAAVTHSEHFPALLEAGLPQKVAEKLDELYVAGLVAHSDLDERAIEALKEFDEEGALQVLVQFKESDLSHVQNKSAFLCGVMKTYRQREKQGTKVSDSTKGPDEAKIKELLDRTSYTLDVTTGQRKYGGPPPESVYSGPQPTVGTEIFVGKIPRDLFEDELVPLFEKAGPIWDLRLMMDPLSGLNRGYAFITFCTKEAAQEAVKLCNNHEIRPGKHIGVCISVANNRLFVGSIPKSKTKEQIVEEFAKVTEGLSDVILYHQPDDKKKNRGFCFLEYEDHKTAAQARRRLMSGKVKVWGNVVTVEWADPIEDPDPEVMAKVKVLFVRNLANGVTEEILEKSFSQFGKLERVKKLKDYAFIHFEEREGAVKALEEMNGKELEGEPIEIVFAKPPDQKRKERKAQRQAAKTQMYDDYYYYPPPPHMPPPVRGRGRGGNRGGYAYPPDYYAYEDYYDYYGYDYHNYRGGYDDPYYGYDDFQAPGRGRGGNRGARGGASPARGRGGAGAPRGRANFSQRGGPGPGRGGRGARGGVQPRGRGGVRGARGGRGGNVGGKRKADGYNQPDSKRRQTNNQNWGSQPIAQQPLQGGDHSGNYSGYKSDNQEFYQDSFGQQWK from the exons ATGTCTGGAGACATGGCCACAGATCATGTAAATGGGAATGGTACGGAGGAACCGATGGACACTACCGCAGCAGTCACCCACTCAGAACATTTTCCAGCCTTACTGGAAGCTGGTTTACCTCAGAAAGTCGCTGAGAAGTTAGATGAACTTTATGTAGCAG GCCTAGTAGCACACAGTGACCTAGACGAAAGGGCTATCGAAGCTTTGAAAGAATTCGATGAGGAGGGAGCTCTGCAAGTGCTGGTCCAGTTCAAAGAGAGTGATCTGTCACATGTGCAA AACAAAAGTGCCTTTCTGTGTGGGGTAATGAAGACTTACAGGCAGCGGGAGAAACAAGGGACTAAAGTTTCAGATTCCACGAAAGGACCAGATGAGGCTAAAATCAAAGAACTCCTTGACAGAACCAGCTACACACTTGATGTAACAACAGGCCAACGAAAGTATGGTGGGCCACCACCTGAGTCCGTGTACTCAGGTCCCCAGCCCACTGTTGGAACAGAG ATATTTGTGGGGAAGATTCCTCGTGACTTGTTTGAAGACGAGCTGGTTCCTCTCTTTGAGAAGGCCGGGCCTATCTGGGACCTCAGACTAATGATGGATCCACTGAGCGGGCTGAACAGGGGCTACGCCTTTATCACATTCTGCACTAAAGAGGCGGCTCAGGAGGCAGTGAAGCTG tgTAATAATCATGAGATTCGCCCTGGAAAGCACATTGGGGTGTGTATATCTGTCGCCAACAACAGGCTATTCGTTGGCTCCATTCCTAAGAGTAAAACAAAGGAGCAAATTGTTGAAGAGTTTGCTAAAGTCACAG AGGGCCTCAGTGATGTCATACTGTACCATCAGCCTgatgacaaaaagaagaacCGCGGTTTCTGCTTCCTGGAGTATGAAGACCACAAAACTGCTGCTCAGGCTCGTCGCCGGCTAATGAGCGGCAAAGTGAAGGTTTGGGGCAACGTGGTGACGGTGGAGTGGGCCGATCCCATCGAAGATCCTGACCCAGAGGTCATGGCCAAG GTGAAGGTTTTATTTGTGAGAAACCTTGCCAATGGTGTCACAGAAGAGATCCTGGAGAAGTCCTTTAGTCAGTTTGGCAAACTGGAGCGAGTTAAGAAGCTCAAAGACTACGCTTTCATTCACTTTGAAGAGCGAGAAGGTGCAGTGAAG GCGTTGGAAGAAATGAATGGGAAGGAGCTGGAGGGGGAGCCGATTGAGATTGTTTTTGCGAAACCACCAGATCAGAAAAGGAAGGAGCGGAAGGCCCAGAGACaagcagccaaaacacaaat GTATGATGACTATTACTACtaccctccccctccccacaTGCCGCCTCCGGTCAGGGGTCGGGGCAGAGGTGGCAACCGGGGCGGCTACGCGTACCCCCCTGACTACTACGCCTATGAGGATTACTATGACTACTACGGCTATGACTATCATAACTACCGCGGAGGCTACGACGACCCCTACTACGGTTACGATGACTTCCAGGCTCCGGGACGAGGGCGAGGTGGCAACAGGGGAGCCCGGGGCGGAGCTTCTCCAGCCAGAGGACGCGGTGGCGCAGGGGCACCCAGGGGCAGGGCCAACTTCTCCCAGCGTGGCGGACCCGGACCAGGCCGCGGCGGGCGGGGAGCAAGAGGAGGCGTGCAGCCTAGAGGGCGAGGAGGGGTACGTGGTGCTCGGGGTGGCCGCGGTGGAAATGTAGGAGGAAAGCGCAAAGCTGATGGGTACAACCAGCCAGATTCCAAGCGTCGCCAGACCAATAATCAGAACTGGGGCTCTCAACCCATTGCTCAGCAACCGCTCCAAGGTGGTGATCATTCTGGTAACTATTCCGGTTACAAATCCGACAACCAGGAATTTTATCAGGATTCTTTTGGGCAACAGTGGAAGTAA